The Humulus lupulus chromosome 3, drHumLupu1.1, whole genome shotgun sequence genome window below encodes:
- the LOC133823474 gene encoding carbon catabolite repressor protein 4 homolog 1-like, producing MLSVLRVHLPSDIPIVGCELTPYVLLRRPDKTVTTDDVPESAPLDGHFLRYKWYRIQSDKKVALCSIHPSEQATLQCLGCVKAKIPVAKSYHCSPKCFSDAWQHHRVLHDRAASAVNENGNEEEELFGRFNSSSSGSLNTSLSSSASTPSLTNGSAPLYPAAVTRNGGETWFEVGRSKTYTPTADDIGHVLKFECVVVDAETKVPVGHVNTILTSRVIPAPSPSPRRLVPVSGADVMGLEVDGRISSSGTFTVLSYNILSDVYATSEIYSYCPSWALSWPYRRQNLLREIVGYRADIVCLQEVQNDHFDEFFSPELDKHGYQALYKRKTNEVYNGNPQTIDGCATFFRRDRFSHVKKYEVEFNKAAQSLTDAMIPSTQKKTALSRLVKDNVALIVVLEAKFSNQGGAENPGKRQLLCVANTHVNVHQDLKDVKLWQVHTLLKGLEKIAASADIPMLVCGDFNSIPGSAPHALLAMGKVEPLHPDLAVDPLNILRPHSKLIHQLPLVSAYSSFARPGVGLSLDQQRRRLDPSTNEPLFTNCTRDFIGTLDYIFYTADSLTVESLLELLDEESLRKDTALPSPEWSSDHIALLAEFRCKSRPRR from the exons ATGCTGAGCGTGCTGCGTGTGCACCTTCCTTCTGATATTCCCATTGTAGGCTGCGAGCTCACGCCCTACGTGCTCCTTCGCCGCCCGGACAAGACCGTCACCACCGATGATGTGCCCGAGTCCGCCCCGCTGGATGGTCATTTCTTGAGATACAAGTG GTATCGTATACAAAGTGATAAAAAAGTTGCCCTTTGTAGTATACATCCATCCGAACAAGCCACATTGCAGTGTCTTGGTTGTGTCAAGGCAAAAATTCCTGTTGCCAAGAGTTACCATTGCTCGCCCAAGTGTTTTTCAGATGCGTGGCAGCATCATCGTGTTCTTCATGACCGTGCTGCAAGTGCGGTGAATGAAAATGGGAATGAGGAGGAAGAGTTGTTTGGTCGCTTCAATAGCTCATCATCTGGAAGTCTCAATACCAGCTTATCTAGTTCTGCATCAACCCCAAGCTTGACAAATGGTTCAGCACCTCTATACCCGGCTGCTGTCACAAGAAACGGTGGTGAAACATGGTTTGAAGTTGGGCGCTCGAAAACATACACACCAACAGCTGATGATATTGGGCATGTTCTTAAGTTTGAGTGTGTTGTGGTGGATGCAGAAACAAAAGTACCTGTTGGACATGTTAACACTATATTAACTTCCCGTGTCATTCCAGCACCATCTCCTAGTCCACGTCGCTTGGTTCCTGTAAGTGGAGCTGATGTGATGGGGCTAGAGGTAGATGGACGTATTTCATCTTCGGGAACATTTACCGTTCTTTCATACAATATTTTGTCTGATGTATATGCCACTAGTGAAATATACAGCTACTGTCCTTCATGGGCTCTTTCTTGGCCATACCGTAGACAGAATCTGTTAAGGGAAATAGTTGGCTACCGTGCAGATATTGTTTGTCTTCAGGAG GTTCAAAATGATCATTTTGATGAATTTTTCTCTCCCGAGCTGGACAAACATGGTTATCAAGCTTTATATAAGAGAAAGACAAATGAG GTCTACAACGGAAATCCACAAACAATTGATGGCTGTGCAACTTTTTTCCGCAGAGACAGATTTTCCCATGTcaaaaaatatgag GTTGAATTTAATAAGGCTGCACAATCCTTGACTGATGCTATGATTCCAAGCACGCAAAAGAAAACTGCTTTAAGTCGATTAGTTAAA GATAATGTTGCACTCATAGTGGTTCTTGAAGCAAAGTTTAGCAATCAGGGGGGGGCTGAAAATCCAGGGAAACGACAACTACTTTGTGTG GCAAATACACATGTTAACGTCCACCAAGATCTTAAGGATGTCAAGCTTTGGCAG GTTCATACGCTTTTAAAAGGATTGGAGAAAATCGCTGCTAGTGCAGATATTCCGATGTTGGTTTGTGGAGATTTTAACTCTATCCCCGGaag TGCTCCTCATGCACTTCTTGCTATGGGAAAGGTAGAACCTTTGCATCCAGATTTAGCAGTAGATCCTCTTAATATATTGCGCCCGCACAGCAAACTTATACACCAGCTACCACTG GTGAGCGCTTATTCATCATTTGCAAGACCAGGCGTTGGTCTCAGTTTGGATCAGCAGAGGAGAAGACTGGACCCTTCAACAAACGAACCCTTATTTACAAATTGCACTAGAGATTTTATTGGCACCCTAGATTACATATTTTACACAG CGGACTCTTTAACAGTGGAGTCCTTATTGGAGCTCTTGGATGAGGAAAGCTTGAGGAAAGACACAGCACTTCCTTCTCCAGAGTGGTCCTCTGATCATATAGCACTCCTAGCTGAGTTTCGCTGCAAATCTAGACCTAGACGTTGA